Genomic segment of Streptosporangium sp. NBC_01755:
TGGCGCGGCGCACCACGAAGTTGGTCAGCTCCTGCTCACTGACGCCGAGTTCCTCGCTCTTGACGATCTTGTCGAGGACGAAGCCCGTCTTGAGTGCCTTGGCGGCGCTCTCGTCGAACTCGGCGAGGCGCTCCTCCTCGGTGGTCTGGTAGAGGCGGAAGAACGCCTCCTTGCTCAGGCCACTGTCGGCGATCTGGTGCTCAAGATTGTGCTTGCGATTGTCGACCTCGGCCTTGAGCGCGCTCTCCGGCAGCGGAATGTCGATCTTGCCGAGCAGGGCGTCGAGCGCGTTCTCACGGGCCTGGACGACCTGGTCGATCAGCTTGTTGCGGCGGGCCTGCCCGCTGATGCTCGCCTTGAGCTCGTCAAGGGTGTCGAACTCGCTGGCGAGCTGGGCGAACTCGTCGTCGAGCTCGGGGAGGACCTTCTCCTTGACGTTCTTGACGGTGATGGTGACCACGGCCTCCTCGCCGGCGTTCTCGCCGCCGACCAGGTTGGTGGTGAACTCCTTGGTCTCACCGGCGGACAGGCCGACCAGTGCGTCGTCCAGGCCCTGCAGCACCGAGCCGGCGCCGACCTCGTAGGAGACGTCGTTGGCCTGCTGCTCCTCGATGTTGACGCCGTCGATCGCGGCGGCCAGGTCCATGACGACGAAGTCGCCGGAGGCAGCGGCACGCTCGACGCCGGTCAGCGTGGCGAAACGCTGACGCAGGCCGTCCAGCTGGACGTCGACGTCCGCGTCGGAGACCTCGGAGACCGGGACGGTCACCTCGATGCCCTGGTAGTCGGGGACGTCGAACTGGGGGCGGATGTCCACCTCGGCGGTGAACTCGACCTGCTGACCGTCCTCGATCTTGGTGACCTCGATCTCCGGCTGACTGACCGGGAAGATCTCGCTCTCGTCGACGGCCTGGCCGTACAGCTTGGGCACCGCGTCATTGAGGGTCTCCTCCAGCACCACCGCGCGGCCGAACCGCTGCTCGATGATGCGGGCCGGAACCTTGCCGGGGCGGAACCCGGGAACGCGCACCTGCTGCGCGACCTTCTTGTACGCCGCCTGCAGGCTCTCGCCGAGCTCCTCGAACGGCACCTCGACGGTAAGCCTTACCCGGGTCGGGCTGAGCTCCTCCACAGCGGTCTTCACGGGGTCGTCTCCTTGATCAAACTTCGAGTGA
This window contains:
- the tig gene encoding trigger factor; this translates as MKTAVEELSPTRVRLTVEVPFEELGESLQAAYKKVAQQVRVPGFRPGKVPARIIEQRFGRAVVLEETLNDAVPKLYGQAVDESEIFPVSQPEIEVTKIEDGQQVEFTAEVDIRPQFDVPDYQGIEVTVPVSEVSDADVDVQLDGLRQRFATLTGVERAAASGDFVVMDLAAAIDGVNIEEQQANDVSYEVGAGSVLQGLDDALVGLSAGETKEFTTNLVGGENAGEEAVVTITVKNVKEKVLPELDDEFAQLASEFDTLDELKASISGQARRNKLIDQVVQARENALDALLGKIDIPLPESALKAEVDNRKHNLEHQIADSGLSKEAFFRLYQTTEEERLAEFDESAAKALKTGFVLDKIVKSEELGVSEQELTNFVVRRAMQMNVAPNTLAQHLADNDQLTLAMVEIVRDKAKSVIGDAAKVTDEAGNEVDLKAIYTEINGEEPAAEEAPEADAPEADDAK